One window from the genome of Methanoculleus sp. SDB encodes:
- a CDS encoding DNA-directed RNA polymerase subunit N: MIPIRCFTCGKVISTAWEEFKQRKEAGEDPKEILNDLGLERYCCRRMLLTHKEIIDDLIPYQ, from the coding sequence ATGATACCAATCCGATGTTTCACATGCGGTAAAGTTATTTCCACAGCATGGGAAGAATTTAAACAGCGGAAAGAGGCGGGTGAGGATCCCAAGGAGATCCTCAACGATCTCGGTCTGGAGCGGTACTGTTGCAGACGCATGCTGCTGACGCATAAGGAGATTATAGATGATCTTATCCCGTATCAGTGA